A genomic region of Castor canadensis chromosome 16, mCasCan1.hap1v2, whole genome shotgun sequence contains the following coding sequences:
- the Vdac1 gene encoding non-selective voltage-gated ion channel VDAC1 isoform X1, which yields MAVPPTYVDLGKSARDVFTKGYGFGLIKLDLKTKSENGLEFTSSGSANTETTKVNGSLETKYRWTEYGLTFTEKWNTDNTLGTEITVEDQLARGLKLTFDSSFSPNTGKKNAKIKTGYKREHINLGCDVDFDIAGPSIRGALVLGYEGWLAGYQMNFETAKSRVTQSNFAVGYKTDEFQLHTNVNDGTEFGGSIYQKVNKKLETAVNLAWTAGNSNTRFGIAAKYQIDPDACFSAKVNNASLIGLGYTQTLKPGIKLTLSALLDGKNVNAGGHKLGLGLEFQA from the exons ATGGCTGTGCCTCCTACATATGTGGATCTTGGCAAGTCTGCCAGGGACGTCTTCACCAAGGGCTACG GATTTGGATTAATAAAACTTGATTTGAAAACGAAGTCTGAGAATGGTTTG GAATTTACAAGCTCAGGCTCAGCCAACACTGAGACCACCAAAGTTAATGGCAGCTTGGAGACCAAGTACAGGTGGACTGAATATGGCCTGACATTTACTGAGAAGTGGAACACTGACAACACACTTGGCACCGAGATTACTGTGGAAGATCAG cTTGCACGAGGACTGAAGTTGACCTTTGATTCGTCCTTCTCACCTAACACTGG gaaaaaaaatgctaaaatcaaGACAGGGTACAAGCGGGAGCACATCAACCTGGGGTGTGACGTGGACTTTGACATTGCTGGGCCTTCCATCCGGGGTGCTCTGGTGCTGGGGTATgagggctggctggctggctacCAGATGAATTTTGAAACTGCGAAGTCGCGAGTGACACAGAGCAACTTTGCTGTCGGCTACAAGACGGATGAATTCCAGCTTCACACCAATGT GAACGATGGGACAGAGTTTGGCGGCTCCATTTATCAGAAGGTGAACAAGAAGTTGGAGACTGCTGTTAATCTTGCCTGGACAGCAGGAAATAGTAACACTCGCTTTGGCATAGCAGCCAAGTATCAGATCGACCCTGATGCCTGCTTCTCG GCCAAAGTGAACAACGCCAGCCTGATTGGATTAGGATACACTCAGACCCTAAAACCAG GTATCAAACTAACACTGTCAGCTCTGCTGGATGGCAAGAATGTCAATGCTGGTGGCCACAAGCTTGGTCTAGGACTGGAATTTCAAGCATAA